One Onthophagus taurus isolate NC chromosome 11, IU_Otau_3.0, whole genome shotgun sequence genomic window carries:
- the LOC139431813 gene encoding uncharacterized protein has translation MEHLNRLGQCEFLPKKKVSDLHLHTPYPIVAAKRIPSRAWPMVIVELEAGFIVFLPKRIAEVISDAEIVELSEMCLPNSVLEGGFELAKWTSNNLQIIRELTLTSTIDRVDLGKYENTRTLGLLWDPTSDEFRYEISEGTKYNKINKRTILSDIAQVFDPLGLLCPVTINAKIILQEIWQAGLNWDEVLPNHIHTSWVKFRQQLPYLNSIRVPRHISLQYSRSLELHGFSDASTKAYGACIYLRSCGVDGDVISRLICAKSRVAPLKQITVPRLELMGALLLADLMSKVKNALIVDILKTIYWTDSSVVLGWLSIEPSQLQIFVGNRVTKILERTNSNEWRYVSTKDNPADPISRGVNVRELSNLEKYWLGPAWLIQNENMWPVRKFQTENLPEKRVVLNLTTNVNQLIPFSKFSSLIKLQRIVAFVFRFKNNCKGKLRLKGPLNADELRVALEYLVKCSQRETFPEELQLLESDKCLPKENRLTNLSAFLDENGIIRVGGRLSNSDYAFDKKFPIIISGKHTLTRLIFEAEHKFLFHAGPQQLLASIRERFWPIGGRSIAKHIARKCITCCQVNPKFTQPRMGNLPKNRITPAPPFHTTGVDYAGQFLLKNKRGRGAKTSKCYNCLFVCFVTRAIHLELLSELTSESFLSALRRFAARRGKPQKMYSDNGTNFVGANRELEELSKFLINNSNELTDMINACNINWSFIPPKSPHFGGIWEAGVKSVKFHLRRVASNASFRFEDFYTLLVQIEAILNSRPLTPLSSDPNDLAPLTPAHFLIGKQLISPPDPDLSHVGENRLSHFQHVQQHFWARWYREYLAELQRRHKWTKSDSNLKIGQLVLIREDNLPTLFWKTGRIVELHKGTHNIARVASVRTSSGIIKRAVVKLCCLPVV, from the coding sequence CCTAATAGCGTACTTGAAGGCGGTTTTGAATTAGCTAAATGGACGTCAAATAACCTCCAAATTATTCGCGAGCTTACTTTAACATCTACGATAGACCGGGTCGATTTAGGCAAATACGAAAACACTCGAACTTTGGGATTATTGTGGGATCCTACAAGCGATGAATTTAGATATGAGATAAGTGAAGGTACCAAATATAATAAGATCAATAAACGTACAATTCTGTCCGATATTGCACAAGTGTTCGATCCACTTGGGTTATTATGTCCGGTAAcaataaatgcaaaaattattttacaagaaATTTGGCAAGCAGGGTTGAATTGGGATGAAGTGCTACCAAATCATATCCATACAAGCTGGGTTAAATTTCGACAACAATTACCTTATCTAAATTCAATTCGTGTTCCGCGGCACATATCACTTCAATACTCAAGGTCATTAGAATTACACGGATTTTCGGACGCTTCAACGAAAGCGTACGGAGCGTGCATTTACCTTCGTTCTTGTGGGGTCGACGGAGACGTTATAAGTCGTTTGATTTGTGCAAAATCCAGAGTTGCACCATTAAAGCAAATTACCGTGCCGCGATTAGAGTTGATGGGAGCATTACTGCTTGCGGACTTAATGAGTAAGGTTAAAAATGCCTTAATAGTagatatattaaaaacaatttactGGACAGACTCTAGTGTGGTTTTGGGTTGGTTATCAATAGAGCCATCACAGTTGCAAATATTCGTAGGTAATCGTGTCACAAAAATATTGGAGAGAACAAATTCAAATGAATGGAGATACGTCTCTACAAAAGACAACCCGGCCGATCCTATTTCGCGCGGGGTTAATGTTCGGgaattatcaaatttagaaAAGTATTGGTTGGGACCGGCTTGGTTAATACAAAACGAAAACATGTGGCCTGTTCGGAAATTTCAGACAGAAAATCTTCCTGAAAAAagagttgtattaaatttaacaactaATGTCAATCAGTTAATTccattttcaaagttttcGTCTTTAATAAAGTTACAAAGAATTGTTGCCTTCGTATTcagattcaaaaataattgtaaaggAAAATTAAGACTTAAAGGTCCTCTAAATGCTGATGAGTTAAGAGTTGCTTTGGAATATTTAGTTAAATGTAGTCAAAGGGAAACATTTCCTGAAGAATTACAATTATTAGAGAGCGATAAATGTTTACCAAAGGAAAACAGATTAACAAATTTGAGTGCATTTTTAGATGAAAACGGGATAATTCGAGTAGGCGGACGATTAAGTAACTCGGATTATGCATTTGACAAGAAATTTCCAATAATAATATCAGGCAAACATACATTAACCCGTTTAATTTTCGAAGCAGaacataaatttctttttcacgCCGGGCCCCAACAATTATTAGCATCAATACGGGAACGGTTTTGGCCAATCGGTGGACGAAGCATCGCAAAGCACATTGCGCGTAAATGTATAACTTGTTGTCAAGTAAACCCAAAATTCACACAACCCCGTATGGGTAACTTACCTAAAAATCGGATAACACCAGCACCTCCCTTTCATACCACAGGAGTGGACTACGCAGGTCAATTtcttctaaaaaataaaaggggTAGAGGGGCAAAGACAAGCAAATGCTACAATTGTTTATTCGTATGTTTTGTGACACGTGCAATTCATTTAGAATTGCTATCTGAATTAACTTCTGAGTCATTTTTATCCGCACTCCGTCGTTTCGCAGCAAGAAGGGGTAAACCGCAGAAAATGTACTCTGACAACGGCACTAATTTTGTGGGCGCTAATAGAGAGTTAGAGGAATTAAGCAAATTCCTAATTAATAATTCCAACGAACTGACAGACATGATTAATGCGTGTAATATAAATTGGTCGTTTATTCCTCCCAAGTCTCCTCATTTTGGAGGAATCTGGGAGGCGGGGGTTAAATCCGTAAAGTTTCATTTAAGGCGGGTAGCTAGTAATGCCTCGTTTAGATTCGAAGATTTTTATACCTTGCTGGTTCAGATTGAAGCAATTCTTAATTCACGACCCCTTACACCGTTATCATCCGATCCCAATGACTTGGCTCCTTTAACCCCGGCCCATTTCTTGATTGGAAAACAACTCATCTCACCACCAGATCCAGATTTAAGTCACGTGGGTGAAAATAGACTATCGCATTTTCAACACGTTCAACAGCATTTTTGGGCTCGATGGTACCGAGAATACCTCGCAGAATTACAGCGTCGACACAAATGGACGAAGAGCGActctaacctaaaaattggACAATTAGTTCTGATTAGGGAAGATAACTTACCTACCTTGTTTTGGAAGACTGGAAGAATTGTTGAACTCCATAAAGGAACTCACAACATTGCAAGAGTAGCATCGGTTCGAACTTCCAGCGGAATTATAAAAAGAGCCGTTGTGAAACTTTGCTGTTTACCGGTGGTTTGA